CCATGCTGTCCACCTCCCCATGCCCGGGCGCCACAATGCGATGAATGCGCTGGCTGCGCTGGCCGCCACCCATGCCGCCGGGGTCGAGCTGGCCGACGGTGCCGCCGCGCTCGCCCGCTTCGCCGGCCTGAAGCGCCGCCTCGAGCGCGTCGGCGAACATCATGGCATCACCGTTTATGACGATTTCGGGCATAATCCCGACAAGGCCGCCGCCACGCTCGACACGATGCGCGCGCGTGGCCGCCGTCTCCTCGCCATCTTCCAGCCGCACGGCTACGGCCCCCTGAAACAGATGGGCGAGGAACTGGCGCAGGTCTTCGCCGCTCGGCTCGGCGAGGATGATCGCCTCTTCCTCCCCGATCCCGTCTACCAGGGCGGCACGGTCGACAAGTCGCGCGGCTCGGACTGGCTCGCCCATGCGGTGCGCGAGGCGGGTGGCCATGCCATCCACATCCCCGATCGCGACGACATTGCCGCCGAGATCGCCGCCGACGCCCGTCCCGGCGACATCGTCCTCGTCATGGGCGCGCGCGACGACAGCCTCATCGCCTACGCCCGCGACCTGCTTGATGCCATCGGCAAGGCGCAGGGCTGATGGGCGGCGCCGTCGGCTGGATCCTCGATGACGCCGACCGCGCCAGCCTGCTCGCCCATTTCCCGCCGCGCTATGCCGAGGTGATCGCGCATCACGTCACCGCCGCCTCGCACCGCGACAAGGCACCCGTCCCCGCACCCGCCAGCTTCGCCGTGATCGGCCACAGCGATGCGGGCCACGGCGTCGAGGCGCTCGTCGTCCTCGTCGATGGCCAGCCGCACCGCCCCGACGGCAATCACTATCACGTCACCTGGAGCCTCGACCCCGACAGCGGCAGGGTGCCCAAGGACAGCAACGCCCTCATCGCCGACCATGGCTTCACCGAGGTCGACCCCATCCCCTTCCACGCCCGCCCCGGTTACGTGTCATGAGCCATCCGGCCCTCTTCCTCGACTGCGACGGCGTCCTCGCCGACTTCGACGGCGGCGTGAAGAAGCTCACCGGCATGGATGCCCACGCTTTCCAGAAAAAAGTCGGGGTCGGCGGTTTCTGGAAGACGTTGGCGCGCGCCGAGGATTTCTACGCCAATCTCGACCCGCTGCCCGGCGCGCTGGAGATGGTCGAAGCGGTCGCGCACCTCGCCCCCACCATTCTCACCGGCCTCCCGATGGGCAAATGGGCCGAGCCGCAAAAGCGCGCTTGGGGTGAAAAATGGCTGCCCGGCGTGCCGATGATCACCTGCATGGCGCGCGACAAGCATCTCTATGCCGCCCCCGGCGACGTCCTCGTCGACGACCGCGAAAAGCAGCGGGCGCCCTGGGAGAATGACGGCCAAGGCCGCTTCATCCTCCACAGGACGCCCGCGATATCGCTTGGCGAACTGGCTGAGATCTACCCGCTCTAGGCGGTTTCGACGTCCACCTTCTCGACCCATTCGGGCCAGAACACCGGCTCGCGCGTCGACCAGCCCGCCGCCGTCGCGGCGCCCTCGCTGATCGACTGCAAGAGGATCCGGCGACGATCGGGGTGCAGGTGCGGCAGCGCCGCCGCGGCGCAGAAGGCCGCCGGCAGCCACGGACGCACATGCGCGCCGAGGAGCCGCTCATAGAGGAAGCGATAGGCCGTGAAGCTGTCCAAACGCCCCTGCGCGAGATCGAACGCCGACAGCGTCGTCAGCAGCCCGAGGAACGGCTCGAGCATGTCGAGACCGCTATCGTCGGGAATGTCCGCGCGCAGGTGGGGGAGCTGGGCATAGAAGCGCTTCTGGGCATTGATCGCGGCCGCCTCTCCCTCGTCGCGTGCCCAGGTGTCGAGTGGATCCTTGCGGCCGAACGCCACGTCCAGCGAACGGCGAATGTAGCGCTGCGTCGCTTTGTCGAAGGAAGCGAACTCCTTCATCTCGCTGAACAGCTTCTCCCCCGTCACCGGGCCCCCGCCCTTCTTCGCATCCATCTCGAATATCTCCTTCTGCCACTGCCCACGATCTTAGAAAGGCTAGTCTTAAAAGGGACTTAACCAAAAACCGCGAGCCGCTCCCCGTGACGCAAAAGAGGCAAAAATCAGCCGCTGCGGCAAGGGCTCGTTGCCCTTGCCACACGGCTTTTCAACGCATTGCGACATATCGGCAACGCCCCCAGCCACGCCGCCAATCTGGTTGCGCCGCCGTCCCGACGTTGCGGAAACTGGGCCCTAGCGCCCGCCGTTCGGCGCATCCGAGTTGGGATGCGGTTCGTCGTCGTCGCTGCGGGTCACCGAAATCGGATCGGACGCATCCATCGATTCATCCGAACCGACGTCCACCTTGGTGTCGGCATCATGCGGATGCTTGGCGAGCTTTTCCTCGAGTTCCTTGCTCGGTTCGTCCTTGGGCTGGCTCATGACACATGTCCTTTTTCACTGTCTTTCCCCATCAACGGGCCAGTGCCGGGCCCCGTTCCTCGCCTGCTTCTTCTATGAGCCCGCATTCCCCTTCGATGAACCGGCGTTTCGGGGCTTGGCCTCGGGCCAGCGCTCTGGCACGACAATCAGCCCATGCGCCACGTCCCGATCCGCAACCATTCGACCTCGCTGTTCGCCGACTGGCGGCTGGCGCTGGCCTCGATCGTCCTGTTCTGGGCGACCTATCTGGCCACGGTGATCGGCCGCGCACTCCTCATCGGCGATCTCGACGGCGTTCTTGCCAACCGCATGCCGCATATCGGGATCGGCATCATCCTGACCTTGTGCATCTACATGTCGCTGCGCGCGGTACGCCCCGAGGCCTCGCTGCGCTGGCGCGCCACGGTCGCCTTCGCCGCCTCCTCGCTCGCCGCGGTCGCGCAGGCGCTCTTCATCATCTCGACCGCGCCCGACGTCTCCGCCAGCAGCGAGGAATATCGCACCGAGGCGCGCGAGGGCGCGGTCATCATCCAGAAGGGCAACGAGATCCGCATCCAGCGCCATTCGGGCGAGGCGCCGATGGTCTTCACCCTGCCCCCGCTCGAGGAACTCGACCGCCTCGGCAAGATCCGTATCGCCGCCGATGCCGCCGTCGTCTGGCTCTTCTTCTTCCTCGCCTGGTCGGGGGTCTATCTCGCCATGGACAGCGCCGGGCGCGTCGAACAGGTCAAGCGCCGCCTCGCCGAGGCCGAGGCCGCGACCCAGGCCGCCCACGTCCGCGCGCTGCGCTATCAGGTCAACCCGCACTTCCTCTTCAACACGTTGAACAGCCTGTCCTCGCTGGTCATGACCAAGCGCAACGAACAGGCCGAGGAAATGCTGATCGCTCTGTCCGAATTCTTCCGCACCTCGCTCTCGCTCGATCCCTCCGAGAGCATCACGCTCGAACGCGAGATCAGCCTCCAGCGCCTCTATCTCGACATCGAACAGCGCCGCTTCCCCAAGCGGCTCGACGTCACCATCGACGTGCCCGAGGAACTCAGCCAGATGCGCGTGCCCGCGCTCATCCTCCAGCCGCTGGTCGAAAATGCCATCAAATATGGCGTCAGCCGCACCCGCGCGCCCGTCCATCTCGCGATCAAGGCGACCCCGATCGAGGATGGCCGCGCGCGCCTTGTCGTTTACAATTCATCGCCCATCGGTCCGCAGGCCGACCGCGACCCGCCGAGCGGGACCGGCACCGGCCTCACCAATGTCCGCGAGCGCCTGCTCGCCCATTTCGGCGCCTCGGCGACCTGCCATGCCGCGCCGATCGAGGACGGCTTTCGGGTCGTGCTCGACATTCCCATCGTGAAGGAGCCTGAAGGATGACCGCGCTGAAGGTGCTGATCGCCGACGACGAACCGCTTGCCGCCGACCGCCTTGTCGCCTTGCTCGACCCGCTCGAGAATCTCGACATCGTCGGCATCGCCGAGGACGGCGACCAGGCCGTCGCGCTCGCCGCCGAGCACCAGCCCGACCTCGTCCTCCTCGACATCTCCATGCCCGGCATGGACGGCATCGAGGTCGCGCGCCATCTCGCCCGCGCCGAGCCGCGTCCCGCCGTGATCTTCGTGACCGCCTACGACCAGTTCGCGGTCGCCGCCTTCGAGGTCGCCGCCGTCGACTATCTCATGAAGCCGGTCGACCGGAACCGGCTGATCGCCGCGATCGAGCGCGCCCGCGAGGCGCTGGATCATCGCGAACCGGGCGAGGGCAAGGCGGCGGATTCGCTCTTCCTCACCGAATTCTGGGCCTCCGACATGTCGGGCCTCGTGCGCATCGCCGCCGCCGACATCGACCGCATCTCGGCCGAGCGCGACTATATGCGCCTCCATGTCGGCGATCGCAGCTGGCTCATCCACCATTCGATGGCCTCGCTCGAACAGGGGCTCGACCCCGCCATGTTCGTGCGGCTGCACCGCTCGGCGATCCTGCGCCGCGATTTTATCGACGGTTTCTCGCGCAACGCCTCGGGCCGCTGGATCGCGCAGCTTGGCGACGGCAGCGAACAGCCCGTCGGCCGGCTCTATGCCGAACATGTCCGCGAGATGACGGGCCGCTGATCGCCAGCGCTCCGACGGGCTGGCGGCCTTTTAACAATCTTTGTCATATTTTTGGAAACATTCGATGTGGCGGCTCGTTAAGAGCGTCTGACACGGGGGCCATTCCGCATGGGCTGGACGCACGTGCATCCCAACGTGAACGGGAGAGGGGTCCATGCTCGGACGACCCGATGATGCCAAGTTGCTACGCATGCTCCACGGTGCCGCCGAGGACACGGGCCAGCGCATCCGCCTCGTCTGTGATCGCATCGCCAATCAGCAGATCGTCAAGATCCTCCAGGATTGCCGCCAGAACCGCGATGAGATGATGCCCAGGATCGCGGCCGCGCTAGAGGAGATCGGTGCCCCGCTGGAAGATGGCGAACGCCGGATCTGCTGTCCCGAAAGCTGGTTCGACCTGTCAGACGATGCGACCGCAAGCGGCAATTACGGCCCCCTGCTCCTCAAGCTGGCCGAATGCGACGAGGTCGTCATGACCCGGTTGAGCGAGGCGGCCGAGACCGCCGATCTTTCAGCCGTGACCCGCCTCGCCATCGACGAGGCCATCATCCTGCTCGACGAGACGATCAAGAAATTCCGTCGCATCGTCGAACAGTCGGACGGCAAGGACGCGACCCAGGCCGCCTGACGACCGCCTGTGGCGGCGCGCCTTTCCCTAATCCTGCGCGGGCGGCGCAAGATCGAGCGTCCGCGCCCGCGTCATTCCCTCGACATCCACCGTGGGGTCACGCCAAACTAGGAGCCGCCACTGCACCAGCCCGTGACAGGCGACCGGATCGCTCGCATCATCCACGCACCAGCCCGCCGTCGCTCCCGTCTCGCGGCAGTCGGCCCCGGCCAGGTCGAGATCGTCCTCGGCACGCTCGCTGCAACGAATGACCAGCCCCTCGCGCAGCACATAATCATGCGTGCGATCCACGATGATCGCCTCGGGGTCGATCTCGAGCCGCGCCAGCCGCGCCTCGGTCGAAAGCGGATGCCCCCAGACGGCCTGCACCGAATAGGTGCCCGTCGGCTGCGCGTCGTCACGGTGCATCGCCAGCGCGAGCGCCCGCGCCTTGGCCCTCTCGCGCCCGCATGAATGATCGGGCCCCTCCT
The nucleotide sequence above comes from Sphingomicrobium arenosum. Encoded proteins:
- a CDS encoding 5' nucleotidase, NT5C type, whose amino-acid sequence is MSHPALFLDCDGVLADFDGGVKKLTGMDAHAFQKKVGVGGFWKTLARAEDFYANLDPLPGALEMVEAVAHLAPTILTGLPMGKWAEPQKRAWGEKWLPGVPMITCMARDKHLYAAPGDVLVDDREKQRAPWENDGQGRFILHRTPAISLGELAEIYPL
- a CDS encoding histidine kinase — translated: MRHVPIRNHSTSLFADWRLALASIVLFWATYLATVIGRALLIGDLDGVLANRMPHIGIGIILTLCIYMSLRAVRPEASLRWRATVAFAASSLAAVAQALFIISTAPDVSASSEEYRTEAREGAVIIQKGNEIRIQRHSGEAPMVFTLPPLEELDRLGKIRIAADAAVVWLFFFLAWSGVYLAMDSAGRVEQVKRRLAEAEAATQAAHVRALRYQVNPHFLFNTLNSLSSLVMTKRNEQAEEMLIALSEFFRTSLSLDPSESITLEREISLQRLYLDIEQRRFPKRLDVTIDVPEELSQMRVPALILQPLVENAIKYGVSRTRAPVHLAIKATPIEDGRARLVVYNSSPIGPQADRDPPSGTGTGLTNVRERLLAHFGASATCHAAPIEDGFRVVLDIPIVKEPEG
- a CDS encoding LytR/AlgR family response regulator transcription factor, whose product is MTALKVLIADDEPLAADRLVALLDPLENLDIVGIAEDGDQAVALAAEHQPDLVLLDISMPGMDGIEVARHLARAEPRPAVIFVTAYDQFAVAAFEVAAVDYLMKPVDRNRLIAAIERAREALDHREPGEGKAADSLFLTEFWASDMSGLVRIAAADIDRISAERDYMRLHVGDRSWLIHHSMASLEQGLDPAMFVRLHRSAILRRDFIDGFSRNASGRWIAQLGDGSEQPVGRLYAEHVREMTGR